The Aethina tumida isolate Nest 87 chromosome 5, icAetTumi1.1, whole genome shotgun sequence genomic sequence taaaCTTTGTTTCAAGTATTAACCCAAAAGTGTGTGTTACTTAATctagaaaaatgaaattaacataaatcacTTTCTACTGTTATTTAAAACACGAGATCacctcttaaataattttgtacttttattatatacatgcAACATTGACACGATTATAATGATTGTGAAAGAGTATTTTGATGAATGAGAgattaattgtatatacaaATGAGATTTCTTAATTCTTGTTACTTATACAAACCTTGCAACGTACGACTATCAATGTtgcataaaatatcaaaatgaacCTTCTCTAATTTCgacttattcataaaaataatctatataCATAGTGTACATATTTCTCTCTGTCGATATCTACACAAGTTAAACgcaaaagaaaattaacaactcaattgtaaaattaactgaataatataatttttcaagattTCACACAAAATAACTTACTACCAGTCAACTTGTAGACATCCctaaattgtttatacattaaaaaataaatctccaaaaataaaacaactatgTACACTGTGCTTAAGAGtaatactaatataaaatagtttaaaagtaattgcacgaaattaatattttcctaaattaattaaagctgTCACACTCTCTAGTCGCAACCCGGATCCAGATCGGGAGGAGGCGACGGATTCCGACCTTCGTATCGAGTGTCATcatctgaaacaaaaaaacaacaaaactgTTTATAACATATTCCAATAAACtgccatattttaatataaattgccaGCTGTgcatttatacaataaaaaaataataagctgGGTAAACAGCGCAAGATAAGATTATTCGGAATGAAAGCAACGTGTTTATTTACAAACGGGCACTTTGACCTCGGGTCTCCGGCCTTGACGCTTTATAAATACACGCTTGCAGTTGTCGAATATTTTGCATGTTAATATCGTTACATTATTGAGGATATTTTGACTTATATAACGATATAAACTGTGACGCTATATCctatcatttaatttgttttgtctCTTAAATGTCCCCACTTAAGTTGCTTCAACAATATCTAAAACATGAATCCGCCCAAGATGTAAACCGCTTTGTTAGAATAAAAACTCACCTATCGACGATATGTGCAATTTGTTATTCGAGTAAACCGGATTGTTGAACGCCGGCACGTACTGCCCGGACGGATCGTACACTGTACCAGCTGCGACGACCGTCTTCGAAGCTGCCCGCGGTCCAACGTCTGCCGTCTCCGCTTCCTCTTCGTCCGGTGTGTAAAACATGTTCGGTTCAACATCGTGCTCCGCAGTCGGTCTTTCATCCTCCTCCTCTTCGTCCGCCACAACCTCATCGACAACCATCGTTTCCGTAACTTCCGCAACAGTTTCCACCGCGTTCCGTTCCTCCGGCATATCTTCGTCGACGGGCGCGTCCACGTGCTCGTTCTCCGATTGTTGTGGTGGCGGAGGCGTGGGAGTGGGCGGATGAGGTGGCGGCGACGGTTGCTGTTGATGTATCTCTAGGGGGTAGATGGTACGGGGGAGGGGCGACGTGGGCGCCTCCCTCGTCACCTCACAGCTACCCGGAATCGGGAACGTTGGACTAGGTGGCGGTTTAACGGTTTTGACCGGTGGCAGTTCGCAGTTTAGTATCGCTTCCACGTCCAAAGCTAAATACACCCCTCAATTAAAACTACGTAATTCCCTTAACGGATTGATTTACATACCTGGTTTTCGGGCCTCGTCGACCAACGCCAGTCCGAACACCTTTTTCAGCCTCAGACTGGATATCTCCCTCTGTCTCTCCAATTCTGTTGGTTCGGAATTGAAAGCGGACAATGctgcaaaaaatattactcgAAGTTAGCATTAAGTTTTGCTAATAATGTGATGGACAAATTACCTTTTCCTGGAAGAGGTTCGATAGGTGGCACGTCGTCGTCAGACGATGTTATGGATGTATTGCTGCTGGTGCTGCCTGACCGTTGTCTGGTCGCTCTGAACGATTCCACCGAGTTGTTCTCTTCCGTGCTAGTCGGCTCCGGTTCTGGTTCGGCCTCCTCGTTCTTTTCGTTGTTGTTTAGCTTCTTCCTTTGTCGATATTCCGTTATTGAcagctaaaaataaacaattattataccattctccattatttaataatgaaaatgccTTAGCATCGAAATTCAAGGCCAGAAACTTATATTTCCTGAAACTCGATCTGAATATCATCGAAAAGAGAgttgacaaattatttttttattaaaaaacccaTGGATCTTGTTTTCATCaccagttttttttaaattttttaagtttcaattttttttggtGTTGTTATCACTGTTTAAAGTACTTATTAGAAAAAGGTAAAAGACTGAAATTAGTCTCACCCTCATTTAATGACTTAAATGACTAATACAATTGATtctgatattattttacaaactgtccttttaatgtattatttactcACTGACATAGATCCTGGTCAGATTTCATCAATTCTTggtatatatagaaaataatgacTTAATTCAGACAGAAATTTCGACTATATTGATCATTTTCTTAAACTAATAATGAGTTGAATCTACCACAATCCACTACAATTCTTTGACTCGCCTTAGCATTGATCAAATGAGGTGATCAGTTTCATCCTGAGATACCTCATTCCATGCCACCTCTACTAGACATTTACTCAATTTTTGTCCCCATATGTATGAATGTCCAAATTTGGGTAATTAGGACACTGGATTTGCGTTCTATTTTCTATATCACTGAAAATATATCCTTGTGtcacattataattttttgtacatttttaatccaAAATAACCCATATATGGCAGAtcttataatgtttaaatcaaCTCAACTGGTGAAATTCTATGCCAACCCCAATCGTAAATAACACAGACACTCACCTTCCGTTTAGCGGGCGTGATCTGCTCGGGCCTGCGCTCCTCAAAACCCAACATGCTAAGCGTCTTCTCCACCGTGCCCACCAGGTGTTCGCTGTTCGTGAACAGCGGATGATGGGCGTTCTCTCGCGCCGCCAGCCTCGGATCCATCAGCCGGCAGCCGCCCATCGTCGGCGTCACGTCCAAATGCAGCGGCGTGGCGATCGATTTCGCCGCACCCGCCTCCGTGAACGCGGGCTGTCGCTGTTGCGGCGAACCGCCCGCCGACCTGCTCTGGAATTCCTGCTTCATTTGGGCAGCGCGCTCCTTGAGCACTGCGTCGCATTCGAGCGATTGCGTGGGACTATCGCCTTCGGCGCCGCTGTATACGATCTCGACGCAACCCTCTTGCTGTTGCTGAGGTTGTTGTGGTTGTTGGCCGCCCGAAGGCTTCGCGTCGTCCAGTTTCTGGAAGAAAGACTGCTCTATTATAATTGGGCAGTTCGACGGGTGAACTAgctgataaaaataaagtggGACTACTTGACTTAAAGCGGGTGAACTTGTATTAGATTGCGTCATTGGAAGGAGGGGTTTGAATAAATGGTGGTACAGTTTTGTGGTGTTAGTGTAAAAGCTGGCTGTTAGTTAACACAACTACTTCTACTTTGTGTGGACATGATAGTGGTCAGTTGATTTTTGTGGGTTTTGAATTTAGtcaatcaattttgaaaaaaaaattcaagaagAATACTTCAATGacagcatttatttttaactgaatttaattttaataaaatatttatacgtgTATTTGATTTGAACCCCTATTGTATGTTACTTATtcacaatttacaattatcaAGCTGGTTCTGTAATGACTTACAATTTGGTGGAATCATACCTTGTGAAAGGTCTAGCATTGAGCGTTTTGTTATTGGTACGACagtactaaaataaatcatgttaaaaataaattcgccATGCACTCCTTGAATTTATGACGAATCGTTACCATTCGAGACAATACTCACATTGATGCCGGGCGGTACCGTGGATGTTGGCGTCGATGGCGGTGACGCCTCGTTAGACAGGGACTCCCTGGGCAAACGACGTTTCTTGGGCGGGGCAACCGTCTCACTCAACGGTGGCGACTCTGCAACCACAAAAACTATTCACTTAAACTAGGGTTCCAAAAAATCCGATATTTATAGTCAATCCCCATCatttaatcaacaatttttaccattttagacatattcaaaacaattttaaggaATGTTGGATATTTagattataatcaataaaaaacaaaatactatggataataaatatagagaAATCAAATGAATATCAGAACATCTTCATTATCCTTTCTCATTATCAAagctgtattaattttttgccaGTGTGGGCAACATGTTTATGTTTAGttagatatatttaatcttcATATAATGTAGAAGAATATTCGGAAATatcaaaagttactaaaaaattgGCGTTCAACTTATcctcttattatttaattaaccaattacaaattgataataaatttatgcacGTAAATTGCCGTAAAACagttattagtaataaatattactgaaatgcgaattaattaactatgatgtacattataatatatgtttaattctGTCACTGCGGTGGATAATCTTCAACATTCAGAAATATCAAAAGTTCCTAAAAAGTTACTAAGAAATTGACAATCAACAACTGGTACtcctattatttaattagccaattaaaaatgggtaattatctttaatgtatattatataatatatatatatatatatatatatatatatatatatatttaattctgaagatgTCAGTGTGTTGAATAATCTTCGTCTCTaggctattaaattaaattaaagtaacaaagaaaataatgttaatgcaatggtaatttttaattcaattttcctgtttattataaacaatattaagggtttctttttttctttgttactttaatttaatttaataggccaaaaagaaaaaaacctTTCGAAAGTAAAACTAGAAGAGGTAAACTTCTTCAAAAAGACTATTTTTGTTAGTTGGGCCAACTTTACTGAGCACTGTCATATATACAATTTGGTGGATATGTTagatattttgtttctttttatatttttactaataatcgcattttatttaatatcacaggttattagaaaaatttgatCACATTACCTGGTCGACTTTGTGGACTGTCGCAAGACTGATCCTCGCTGATGGCCTGCCGCAGCCATCGTTTCTTGGCGCTGCCACGCGGATGCTGCGGACTGTTATCACAGAATGAGGCGGCTTGAGCCAATGCCGCGAGATTTTTGCCGGGCGTATAGAAACCAGCATTCTCATACTCCGTCGCCGAGGACATGTGCGGCGTCAGCGATGACGGCGAAATGGAACTGGCCGACTGCACCGGCTCCGGCACCTGAACAATCCCAAAATCAGTAAGTAACTTGTTGATTCCCGTATGCGGCGACTTACCTTGTTCAACCACTCGTTCATCAACCCCTTCTTCGTCTTCGGAAACTTGAATCCCTGCTCCAAAGGTTCGACGGCCGCCTGTACCAGAAGACATGCCGACGAGAGCTGCGTCTCGGGTGACGAATGGGCCGAATTGGAGTTCGAGTCCACATCTCGTGTCGGTGACTTGTTCTTCGAGTTTTCGCCGTTCGACAGAGCCAACAGCAAACCGACGGCTTTGTCGTTGTTCGTTGAGGGTTCTGTGCATTTCGGCTCCTTGGGATGGGAGGGACGGGCGTTGTCCGAAGGCGAAAGCATCGTTTCATCGCCGGATGTCATGTATGAGTCTGTTGAATTTAGACGGTTGCGTCGCGTGTTTGTACTTGTGGTGCGGGCCCTGCCTTTTCTCCTAGAATGGTTAAACAATGTCAACAATAGGACCACAAACCAATCATTTGTTGAATGACAGATGtgacaatcaaatttttaggttaaatactattaacattatttctgtaatttattatattattatatttcaaaacataaaatagaatttcttgtttatttcacaaatttatttactgataACAATGTAATTATGGCATGTGTTAATGCAACAATTAAAGCATTACATCATTCTTATAAACGTTAACGATgcataattgtaaatatgataaaacatACTTATGCAAAAATGATAACAAGAACGCTTTAAAAACAgggttgaaaatattatttttaattgtacaattaaaaaatgttttcaaacatGATAAAGTtttctacataaatttatgaaatgtttCGAACGAAAGAATCATCCTCATCTTTAAAAGATGTAACAAATGAATTACCGTCGCCGTTTCATCCTGGTTTCCACCTTCTCTTCTTCTTTGGGGTTAGGCCCCGGTTCGGATTCGCGGCGATGTTGTGCCTTAGCTTCGTGCTCTTGTTTACGCTGTTCCGCCTTTTCCATTTGTTCGATGGCTCTCAAAATGGCTTCGAGCTTGCGTTCTTCGCGgctcagttttttatttttaccctTCTCGGGCTTGGTGGCCGTGGCGGTCGGGGTTGACGCATCCTGTCCGTCCCGACTGTCGTCTTTGTCCGACTTATATTGGGACGAGCGTCGCGTCATTATCGGCGTGTGCGGTGGACTTTTAATTTCCTCCTCCTTCGCCTTCGGCTCTTCCTCCACGTCCACTTCCTCCTTCACTTCCTTTTTAACCTTCACTTCTTCCACTTCGTTTTTCACTGGGTGCTCCTCTTTAACGTTAGGTGCAGGCTCATCTGCAACTTCTAATTTGATGTCTTCCTTTATGTCTGTCTTCTCGTCCTCCGGCTCCGGTTTGATGGGATCAACGACTGGTTCCGTAACTGTTGGAGTTTCCTCCTTGGATTTCTTGTCTTCAGACTCGTTCGTCACGCACGTGGATATTGTCCTCCGGCCGCGTCGTTTTCTTGTCAAGTCCGGCGGCGTTTCGCCGTTCTTTTTGACCGTCGTCTTATTAACGGTACAATCATCGGGAGAACCGCAAGCGCACGGGATCTGCGTAGTACCGACCACCGCCAAATCGTGAGACTCGTGTTTGATGGTCAGTTCGCTGTTCCTTTCCACGTCGGCAATGGACACGACGTAAAGATGCAGAACACCCTTCTCGATGCAATGCCGCAGCTCCGCATTCGGTCGGCACGACCGCCTGATAAACCGGGCACTGTTCCCGTAGGTTCTCGTGTCCACGCACACCTCCGTGTTGTCCTTTTGCAAACGATAGAAAAAGAGGAAGGGCCCGGGCCGTTGCGAGTGCTGTCGCGTGGTCAGCGAGCCGCCCGAGTTGCGGTGCTGCGTCGACAACATGTATTTGCCTCGCAACTCGACGATCGGAGTGTTGGGCGGCAAATTGACGGTAGCCACTAGATATTTCATTTCGCAGACGGGTGACGAGTGCACGCGACACTTGTGGACGGTTGGGTCGAAGTGCGACGGCATCTCCGAATGGGCGCCGTTCACGCGGATGTTCGAGATCCTGGCGCGCAGTTCGGGGGAGTAGTGATTGGTCACGGCCTCCTCGTACTTCTCGATCCACTGCCGCAATTGAGGCAAGTGGGAGGTGGAAACGGGTGGCACGGAAGTGGCCGCTGCCGACGGCGTACTGTCCTGATTTTCGTCGTCGCTTTGCGACGTCTTGGTTGGTTTCACTTTGCGTTTGACGATCTTTCGTTCGCGTCGCTTTTGGCGACGCTGCGCCATGTCTTTGGTGGAGTCGCGACGCGTACGCGACGGCGGCGGTTTGCTCTCGCTCTTCCGCCGGCTTTGCAACTGTCGTTTCGTCACCACGTTGTTGTTATGCGCGTGCTCGCCGTCCGAGCTGTCCGTGTCGGTCAGCACCTCgcgctgctgctgctgctgtttGAGCGTCTCTTTTTTTGTCACGTCCTTTTTCAGCTTCGATTCGGCCAGCATTTGTCTGTCGCGTAACCACTGTTGTTGCACCATACGGGCTTTGTTCTTGTCGATTGGTTTCGATGGATCGCACACCTCGCACAGATACTCGTCAGGCACTTGCTTGTTCTTGACCACGCACTGTACATGTTGCCACACCTTGCACTTGTCGCATTCCACCATGTAACCGTCGTCGTGCAAGAAACCACTGcaattaaacacaataaattagcAATTTAAGAGGAATGAATCGTCTTATTAGCATACCATATACACCGGGTGACATAATCACCGTAGTGTTCCAGCGTTTCTTCATTCACCGCCTCAGCTTCGGGAGCCGTATCGGTTTCTTCGCCTTCCGTGTCGTGTTTTCGGACAGAGACGTCCGAGATGTCGGACGCGGCGTCGTCGTCCGCCACGTTCAACATGGAACCGCTGTTGCTTGGTCCCATCGTCATGCCCGACATTGTCGACGAGTTTGTCACAGTATTTGATGATGGAAGTGGGCGTccttttaatgaaattcaatattagataatatgttaaatattaaattaaaattttagattaaaatttattttaagcattttctttatttttgtgaCATTGATTATAGTAACACGAATTTAATAccataaatttactaaaaaagatCACAACTAATTTAAGAGAGGTTTTaaagttaacatttttataacaatttgctCAGTGATAATAAAGAttgtcaacaaaattacaaacaacaaacaattttgttttacactatttgttaatatatgacgaactatttatataaaaagcgacttttctacatttttagattatttctaTTGAATAATGATCCTATTTAAGAACGACCTTGAACTATTAAATCGCATTTCATTATCTGACAACAAACATGTgttgtgatttttttattataaacaccaTTCTAAAAAAACTTGGTTGTAAAATCTATACACattgatcaatttttattaacgcaacaattttattttttaagtcatGTTAGTAAATTGATTGAATGATGattcttaataattagtttcattCAGTTAATGTTTTAAGTATGATTAATTGCGTAAATATGACTGTAGACATTTGAAGACTGATAAGTTTTTCCACATAAACTAACAATgaacaactttataaatattaatgtttcccAATTTCCCAAGATTTCCACCAATCGAAATTTTCACTTACTTTTTCCGGCACCGGGCGAGTACATGGAATTGCCGGTCATCCCGTTGACTTGCGCCTGGGGAATGGGAGGCGGCGCAGTCCTGGTCGGTGAGTCCGGCGGCGGCGTCGCATTGTAATTGTGATCCAACAAAACCGCCTGACAGATCAGCGACAGCGCGTCCAAACCCGACTTGCTTTTGTCCTCCGGAACCGGCTTCTGGGGCTCCTGTCCGTGTTGCTTGTGATCCTGATACGTGTACGCGTTGTCGTAGCGATTCGGCAGGATCTCGTAGTGTTTGTACGAGTTGGGGGCGGTGCTTTTGTTGCTCAGCGTCTCGATAATTTCGGCGGTGAGCGCCTGGTTGAACGTGAGCTGTTTATCGGGGGGCGGCGCACCGTGAAAGGCCCCATACGAGGCGGCGTTCGGCGCCACCTTCATGCCCTTCACCTTGTGGTGGCCGGCACGCATTTTCTGCGCTTGGACCGCATGCTTTCCGATGTAGTTCGGCTTGTTGGCCATCTTCGGCGGCCGTTGCGGCGGTATGGTTCGCAGACCTGAGTTGTTGCGCTGCACATGGCCGGGCACCGGTTTCTGTTGGGGCGACAGCGTTTTTATGCCGTGTGGCTTTGCCACGTAGTTTGGTGCAAGGGTCTTGATCTGACTCTTGTGTGTTGGATAGACCATCCTTTGGGGAGACTTGTCGTGGACGTGTTTGATGGGGGGCGGGTTTATGTTTGTCTTGAGCACGTTGTTGGGTTTGTTTAGGTATTTAGTGGTGGCACCATTGGGACCTATTAATTTCGTTCTGGGCACGTAACGTTGTGCGTTGTTCTGTTTGTTAACCAAAACATTATTCACTGATGAGGTGCCAGGCATCATCTGTACATTGGAGAGAATCTTGAGCTTGTTGCGTTGGCCATTTGCAGTTTTATTTTGAACGTTTGTTAAtacctgaaataataatttttacacataAGATCCAATCagataaacaatttaagaTTGAACTTACATTAGCTTGAGGAAAGTTGTTTGCAGTAAGCAATTTATGGCTCTGGGGCATGTCTGGAACATTGGAATCTGAACAAGTATTCTTAACAAAAACATTGTGGCCCCGGCTGTCCATCACCGTCGGCGGCGACACGTTATTCGTAACAGGAGTGGTTGTAACGACCGCGTCCGTTTTCTCGACGTTCTGCGCGGGAATGGTCTTCACCACATGCACAGGGGTGTTAAGTAGCGTGATGGTGGGTGCTTTGCCCGCCGCATTTGCAACGGAAAGCGGGGCGGAATTGACCAGGGTAAATTGTGGAGCACTAGATACACCGGATGTCACACACAAACTTTTCACTACGGTCAATGGACCAGATGAGTTCAGAACTGTGATTAGGGGCTGGTTTACGACTTTCTGTAGGACGGCACCGGCGGTGGTTGTGGACGCACCCGTCGGTACCACCAGTTTCGTCACGTTTTTGCCCGTGACAGGCTGCTGATCGGATTGTTCATTGGTTACAGCACTGGTATGGATTGAAGTGGTTGTCTCATCAATTTGGTGAGATGAGGACGTGCCCACCGTATTGGCGAGCACCGTTCCACTATCTGTAACAAATTACGTCCAATAAAACGTTTGAAaacgttaaaatttaacgGGGACTTACCTATGCAAATACTCATTTCATTGGAATAACAAGGATCATGTTGATTTGGAAAAATTTCAGTGGTTTCCCCACCACCACCCTTATCGGAAACAACTTGCGCCAGGTCAACGGTAATTTCTGCAACAAAACACAACGTTTATTCACATAAACACATACAAAGACCTAACCTAAACACCTCCAAAAACTCACCGATAAACACACCTAAATGAGGCAAAACGTTCAGCAAACGTTGTACGGTTTGCGACGCTTCCTATAGTAAAGCAAAAACAGGCCGCTGACAACGAGAGTCGCAGATTTACGCATTGGAATTAGGTTATGGGGACCACTCACAGATGCGCCATGTTCGCGAACCCATTCCCCGACAATAATCAACGGCGATCTGCGCGAAACGGTGTACCCGTTCCCACAAACTGCGTCCAATTGCATTGCATCGTCGACG encodes the following:
- the LOC109602532 gene encoding uncharacterized protein LOC109602532 isoform X2; the encoded protein is MSICIDSGTVLANTVGTSSSHQIDETTTSIHTSAVTNEQSDQQPVTGKNVTKLVVPTGASTTTAGAVLQKVVNQPLITVLNSSGPLTVVKSLCVTSGVSSAPQFTLVNSAPLSVANAAGKAPTITLLNTPVHVVKTIPAQNVEKTDAVVTTTPVTNNVSPPTVMDSRGHNVFVKNTCSDSNVPDMPQSHKLLTANNFPQANVLTNVQNKTANGQRNKLKILSNVQMMPGTSSVNNVLVNKQNNAQRYVPRTKLIGPNGATTKYLNKPNNVLKTNINPPPIKHVHDKSPQRMVYPTHKSQIKTLAPNYVAKPHGIKTLSPQQKPVPGHVQRNNSGLRTIPPQRPPKMANKPNYIGKHAVQAQKMRAGHHKVKGMKVAPNAASYGAFHGAPPPDKQLTFNQALTAEIIETLSNKSTAPNSYKHYEILPNRYDNAYTYQDHKQHGQEPQKPVPEDKSKSGLDALSLICQAVLLDHNYNATPPPDSPTRTAPPPIPQAQVNGMTGNSMYSPGAGKRRPLPSSNTVTNSSTMSGMTMGPSNSGSMLNVADDDAASDISDVSVRKHDTEGEETDTAPEAEAVNEETLEHYGDYVTRCICGFLHDDGYMVECDKCKVWQHVQCVVKNKQVPDEYLCEVCDPSKPIDKNKARMVQQQWLRDRQMLAESKLKKDVTKKETLKQQQQQREVLTDTDSSDGEHAHNNNVVTKRQLQSRRKSESKPPPSRTRRDSTKDMAQRRQKRRERKIVKRKVKPTKTSQSDDENQDSTPSAAATSVPPVSTSHLPQLRQWIEKYEEAVTNHYSPELRARISNIRVNGAHSEMPSHFDPTVHKCRVHSSPVCEMKYLVATVNLPPNTPIVELRGKYMLSTQHRNSGGSLTTRQHSQRPGPFLFFYRLQKDNTEVCVDTRTYGNSARFIRRSCRPNAELRHCIEKGVLHLYVVSIADVERNSELTIKHESHDLAVVGTTQIPCACGSPDDCTVNKTTVKKNGETPPDLTRKRRGRRTISTCVTNESEDKKSKEETPTVTEPVVDPIKPEPEDEKTDIKEDIKLEVADEPAPNVKEEHPVKNEVEEVKVKKEVKEEVDVEEEPKAKEEEIKSPPHTPIMTRRSSQYKSDKDDSRDGQDASTPTATATKPEKGKNKKLSREERKLEAILRAIEQMEKAEQRKQEHEAKAQHRRESEPGPNPKEEEKVETRMKRRRRKGRARTTSTNTRRNRLNSTDSYMTSGDETMLSPSDNARPSHPKEPKCTEPSTNNDKAVGLLLALSNGENSKNKSPTRDVDSNSNSAHSSPETQLSSACLLVQAAVEPLEQGFKFPKTKKGLMNEWLNKVPEPVQSASSISPSSLTPHMSSATEYENAGFYTPGKNLAALAQAASFCDNSPQHPRGSAKKRWLRQAISEDQSCDSPQSRPESPPLSETVAPPKKRRLPRESLSNEASPPSTPTSTVPPGINKLDDAKPSGGQQPQQPQQQQEGCVEIVYSGAEGDSPTQSLECDAVLKERAAQMKQEFQSRSAGGSPQQRQPAFTEAGAAKSIATPLHLDVTPTMGGCRLMDPRLAARENAHHPLFTNSEHLVGTVEKTLSMLGFEERRPEQITPAKRKLSITEYRQRKKLNNNEKNEEAEPEPEPTSTEENNSVESFRATRQRSGSTSSNTSITSSDDDVPPIEPLPGKALSAFNSEPTELERQREISSLRLKKVFGLALVDEARKPALDVEAILNCELPPVKTVKPPPSPTFPIPGSCEVTREAPTSPLPRTIYPLEIHQQQPSPPPHPPTPTPPPPQQSENEHVDAPVDEDMPEERNAVETVAEVTETMVVDEVVADEEEEDERPTAEHDVEPNMFYTPDEEEAETADVGPRAASKTVVAAGTVYDPSGQYVPAFNNPVYSNNKLHISSIDDDTRYEGRNPSPPPDLDPGCD
- the LOC109602532 gene encoding uncharacterized protein LOC109602532 isoform X1 encodes the protein MSICIDSGTVLANTVGTSSSHQIDETTTSIHTSAVTNEQSDQQPVTGKNVTKLVVPTGASTTTAGAVLQKVVNQPLITVLNSSGPLTVVKSLCVTSGVSSAPQFTLVNSAPLSVANAAGKAPTITLLNTPVHVVKTIPAQNVEKTDAVVTTTPVTNNVSPPTVMDSRGHNVFVKNTCSDSNVPDMPQSHKLLTANNFPQANVLTNVQNKTANGQRNKLKILSNVQMMPGTSSVNNVLVNKQNNAQRYVPRTKLIGPNGATTKYLNKPNNVLKTNINPPPIKHVHDKSPQRMVYPTHKSQIKTLAPNYVAKPHGIKTLSPQQKPVPGHVQRNNSGLRTIPPQRPPKMANKPNYIGKHAVQAQKMRAGHHKVKGMKVAPNAASYGAFHGAPPPDKQLTFNQALTAEIIETLSNKSTAPNSYKHYEILPNRYDNAYTYQDHKQHGQEPQKPVPEDKSKSGLDALSLICQAVLLDHNYNATPPPDSPTRTAPPPIPQAQVNGMTGNSMYSPGAGKRRPLPSSNTVTNSSTMSGMTMGPSNSGSMLNVADDDAASDISDVSVRKHDTEGEETDTAPEAEAVNEETLEHYGDYVTRCICGFLHDDGYMVECDKCKVWQHVQCVVKNKQVPDEYLCEVCDPSKPIDKNKARMVQQQWLRDRQMLAESKLKKDVTKKETLKQQQQQREVLTDTDSSDGEHAHNNNVVTKRQLQSRRKSESKPPPSRTRRDSTKDMAQRRQKRRERKIVKRKVKPTKTSQSDDENQDSTPSAAATSVPPVSTSHLPQLRQWIEKYEEAVTNHYSPELRARISNIRVNGAHSEMPSHFDPTVHKCRVHSSPVCEMKYLVATVNLPPNTPIVELRGKYMLSTQHRNSGGSLTTRQHSQRPGPFLFFYRLQKDNTEVCVDTRTYGNSARFIRRSCRPNAELRHCIEKGVLHLYVVSIADVERNSELTIKHESHDLAVVGTTQIPCACGSPDDCTVNKTTVKKNGETPPDLTRKRRGRRTISTCVTNESEDKKSKEETPTVTEPVVDPIKPEPEDEKTDIKEDIKLEVADEPAPNVKEEHPVKNEVEEVKVKKEVKEEVDVEEEPKAKEEEIKSPPHTPIMTRRSSQYKSDKDDSRDGQDASTPTATATKPEKGKNKKLSREERKLEAILRAIEQMEKAEQRKQEHEAKAQHRRESEPGPNPKEEEKVETRMKRRRRKGRARTTSTNTRRNRLNSTDSYMTSGDETMLSPSDNARPSHPKEPKCTEPSTNNDKAVGLLLALSNGENSKNKSPTRDVDSNSNSAHSSPETQLSSACLLVQAAVEPLEQGFKFPKTKKGLMNEWLNKVPEPVQSASSISPSSLTPHMSSATEYENAGFYTPGKNLAALAQAASFCDNSPQHPRGSAKKRWLRQAISEDQSCDSPQSRPESPPLSETVAPPKKRRLPRESLSNEASPPSTPTSTVPPGINSFFQKLDDAKPSGGQQPQQPQQQQEGCVEIVYSGAEGDSPTQSLECDAVLKERAAQMKQEFQSRSAGGSPQQRQPAFTEAGAAKSIATPLHLDVTPTMGGCRLMDPRLAARENAHHPLFTNSEHLVGTVEKTLSMLGFEERRPEQITPAKRKLSITEYRQRKKLNNNEKNEEAEPEPEPTSTEENNSVESFRATRQRSGSTSSNTSITSSDDDVPPIEPLPGKALSAFNSEPTELERQREISSLRLKKVFGLALVDEARKPALDVEAILNCELPPVKTVKPPPSPTFPIPGSCEVTREAPTSPLPRTIYPLEIHQQQPSPPPHPPTPTPPPPQQSENEHVDAPVDEDMPEERNAVETVAEVTETMVVDEVVADEEEEDERPTAEHDVEPNMFYTPDEEEAETADVGPRAASKTVVAAGTVYDPSGQYVPAFNNPVYSNNKLHISSIDDDTRYEGRNPSPPPDLDPGCD